A stretch of the Papaver somniferum cultivar HN1 chromosome 6, ASM357369v1, whole genome shotgun sequence genome encodes the following:
- the LOC113288922 gene encoding actin-depolymerizing factor 5-like: MAMAFKMATTGIWATEECKSAFMEMKWKKVHRYIVFKIDERSKLVTVDKVGGAAENYDDLTSSLPDNDCRYAVFDFDFVTDDNCRKSKIFFIAWAPTASRIRAKMLYATSKDGLRRVLDGIHYEVQATDPDEMGFDIIRDRAK; encoded by the exons ATGGCGATGGCCTTCAAGATG GCAACGACTGGAATATGGGCAACAGAAGAATGTAAGAGTGCATTCATGGAGATGAAATGGAAGAAAGTTCATCGTTACATAGTTTTTAAGATCGATGAAAGATCTAAGCTAGTGACCGTTGATAAAGTTGGTGGGGCCGCTGAGAATTACGATGATCTTACATCTTCATTACCTGATAATGATTGTAGATATGCagtctttgattttgatttcgttACTGATGATAATTGTAGGAAAAGCAAGATCTTCTTTATCGCATG GGCACCAACAGCATCAAGGATAAGGGCAAAGATGTTATATGCAACATCAAAAGATGGACTGAGAAGAGTTCTGGATGGTATTCATTATGAAGTACAAGCTACTGATCCGGATGAGATGGGATTTGATATTATTAGAGACAGAGCCAAATAA